In Streptomyces sp. NBC_01551, one DNA window encodes the following:
- a CDS encoding aldo/keto reductase, which yields MADSGFDIGGDLPVRRLGLGTGGLVGPGYWGPRGGRPEARALLREAVARGVTLIDTADNYGPHLAEELIAEALYPYADGLVIATKGGVVRTGPDQWHVDGRPERLRAMCEASLRRLRVDRIGLYQLHRFDPAVPMAEQLGALAELRAEGKIRHIGLDTVTAEQLRQALESVPVASVQNPYNLLERTSAEVLALCEERGIAFLPYYPLGSGALTRESAAAVTAVAAEHGAGPGQIALAWLLRHSPVLCPTPGTGSLVHLAENLDAAAIRLTPRELALLDALAG from the coding sequence ATGGCGGATTCGGGGTTCGACATCGGTGGGGACCTGCCCGTGCGGCGGCTCGGACTCGGTACGGGTGGACTGGTCGGCCCCGGCTACTGGGGCCCGCGCGGCGGTCGGCCCGAAGCGCGGGCGCTGCTGCGCGAGGCGGTGGCGCGCGGGGTCACCCTCATCGACACGGCCGACAACTACGGCCCCCACCTGGCGGAAGAGCTGATCGCGGAGGCCCTGTACCCGTACGCCGACGGGCTCGTGATCGCCACCAAGGGCGGCGTGGTCCGCACCGGCCCCGACCAGTGGCACGTCGACGGGCGCCCGGAGCGGTTGCGGGCCATGTGCGAGGCGAGTCTGCGGCGGCTGCGCGTGGACCGCATCGGCCTCTACCAGCTGCACCGCTTCGACCCGGCGGTCCCGATGGCCGAACAGCTGGGCGCGCTGGCCGAGTTGCGGGCCGAGGGGAAGATCCGGCACATCGGCCTGGACACCGTCACCGCCGAACAGCTGCGGCAGGCCCTGGAGTCGGTCCCGGTCGCCTCGGTGCAGAACCCGTACAACCTGCTGGAGCGGACCTCCGCCGAGGTGCTGGCGCTGTGCGAGGAGCGCGGGATCGCCTTCCTCCCGTACTACCCGCTGGGCAGCGGCGCGCTGACCCGGGAGAGCGCGGCGGCCGTCACCGCCGTGGCCGCCGAGCACGGGGCGGGGCCGGGGCAGATCGCGCTGGCCTGGCTGCTGCGGCACTCGCCGGTCCTGTGCCCCACTCCGGGGACGGGGTCCCTCGTCCACCTGGCGGAGAACCTGGACGCGGCGGCGATCCGCCTCACGCCGCGGGAACTCGCCCTGCTCGACGCGCTCGCCGGGTAG
- a CDS encoding ketopantoate reductase family protein — protein sequence MRYIIIGAGAIGATIGGRLAESGREVVLVARGAHAEALRADGLRLTTADGERVHRLPVAGGPAELGELRPDDVLLLAVKTQDAIAALDAWGDAEVAGGGTAAQRLPVLCAQNGVESERLALRRFARVYGVCVWLPSTFLEPGVVSALCAPLTGILHLGRAAGGSDATARRVAADLEKSGFEAPVVEDVMRWKHAKLLGNLGNAIQATTGPEPDPAKGALLLRAIREAKAAFDAAGIAYASEAEQSAARDGKVEQPPGVRGGSSWQSLRRGTGSIEADYLNGEIALLGRLHGVATPVNDTLRHAANIFAREGLPPGAMSIDDLTALADEAAARA from the coding sequence ATGCGTTACATCATCATCGGCGCCGGGGCGATCGGCGCGACCATCGGCGGGCGGCTCGCGGAATCGGGCCGGGAGGTCGTCCTCGTCGCGCGCGGCGCGCACGCGGAGGCCTTGCGGGCGGACGGGCTGCGGCTCACGACGGCGGACGGGGAGCGGGTGCACCGGCTGCCGGTGGCCGGCGGCCCCGCGGAACTGGGCGAACTGCGGCCTGACGACGTGCTGCTGCTGGCCGTCAAGACCCAGGACGCGATCGCCGCGCTCGACGCGTGGGGCGACGCCGAGGTCGCGGGCGGCGGCACGGCGGCGCAGCGGCTGCCCGTGCTGTGCGCGCAGAACGGGGTGGAGAGCGAACGCCTCGCCCTGCGGCGCTTCGCCCGGGTGTACGGGGTCTGCGTCTGGCTGCCGTCCACGTTCCTGGAGCCGGGGGTCGTCTCGGCGCTGTGCGCTCCGCTGACGGGCATCCTGCACCTCGGCCGCGCGGCCGGCGGGAGTGACGCGACGGCGCGGCGGGTCGCGGCCGACCTGGAGAAGTCCGGGTTCGAGGCGCCGGTCGTCGAGGACGTGATGCGGTGGAAGCACGCGAAGCTGCTGGGCAACCTCGGCAACGCGATCCAGGCGACGACCGGGCCCGAGCCGGACCCGGCCAAGGGCGCGCTGCTGCTCCGCGCGATCCGCGAGGCGAAGGCGGCGTTCGACGCCGCCGGGATCGCGTACGCCTCGGAGGCCGAGCAGTCGGCCGCGCGCGACGGCAAGGTCGAACAGCCACCGGGAGTACGCGGCGGCTCCTCCTGGCAGTCCCTGCGCCGGGGCACCGGCTCGATCGAGGCGGACTACCTCAACGGCGAGATCGCGCTGCTGGGCCGGTTGCACGGGGTGGCGACCCCGGTGAACGACACCCTCCGCCACGCGGCGAACATCTTCGCCCGCGAAGGCCTCCCGCCGGGCGCGATGAGCATCGACGACCTGACGGCCCTGGCCGACGAAGCGGCGGCCAGGGCCTAG